In the Streptomyces formicae genome, one interval contains:
- a CDS encoding ABC transporter ATP-binding protein translates to MTTTPFAARATAVAARATDLSKVYGQGETQVVALDHVSVDFGQGEFTAIMGPSGSGKSTLMHCVAGLDSFSSGSVRIGETELSTLKDKQLTKLRRDKIGFIFQAFNLLPTLTALENITLPMDIAGRKPDKQWLEQVIEMVGLSGRLSHRPTELSGGQQQRVAVARALASQPEIIFGDEPTGNLDSRSGAEVLGFLRNSVRDLGQTVVMVTHDPVAASYADRVIFLADGRVVDEMHGPTADGVLDRMKHFDAKGRTS, encoded by the coding sequence GTGACCACCACTCCCTTCGCCGCCCGCGCCACCGCCGTGGCCGCCCGCGCCACGGACCTGTCCAAGGTGTACGGACAGGGCGAGACCCAGGTGGTCGCCCTGGACCATGTCTCCGTCGACTTCGGGCAGGGCGAGTTCACCGCGATCATGGGCCCGTCGGGCTCCGGCAAGTCGACGCTGATGCACTGCGTCGCGGGCCTGGACAGCTTCAGCTCGGGATCGGTGCGGATCGGCGAGACCGAGCTGTCCACGCTGAAGGACAAGCAGCTCACCAAGCTCCGCCGGGACAAGATCGGCTTCATCTTCCAGGCGTTCAACCTGCTGCCGACCTTGACGGCCCTGGAGAACATCACGCTCCCGATGGACATCGCGGGCCGCAAGCCGGACAAGCAGTGGCTGGAGCAGGTCATCGAGATGGTCGGCCTCTCCGGGCGGCTCAGCCACCGGCCCACCGAGCTCTCCGGCGGCCAGCAGCAGCGCGTGGCCGTGGCCCGCGCGCTGGCCTCCCAGCCGGAGATCATCTTCGGTGACGAGCCGACCGGAAACCTGGACTCGCGCTCCGGCGCCGAGGTCCTCGGCTTCCTGCGCAACTCCGTGCGGGACCTCGGGCAGACCGTCGTGATGGTCACGCACGACCCGGTGGCCGCGTCGTACGCGGACCGCGTGATCTTCCTCGCGGACGGGCGGGTCGTCGACGAGATGCACGGGCCCACCGCGGACGGGGTCCTCGACCGGATGAAGCACTTCGATGCCAAGGGGCGTACGAGCTAG
- a CDS encoding ABC transporter permease: MFRTALRNVLAHKARLLMTVLAVMLGVAFVSGTLVFTDTFGNAYKNKSAKSFDHVSVAIQPDGVPLDSEKQPGRLTDGLLRKAGSLPGADSAIGTVSGFTALADKDGKLVGGEWGTTGTNFFPAKDGKDPRYDFTEGTGPKSAADIALDSRTAERTGYKVGDTVRFSTDGPVHTAKVSGIFDTDDGSVVAGGSLVVLDNKTALKALGKHEYDEIDVKAAAGTSEAALKSSVEKILPKETDAVTGAQLSSDQDEQIEQQTSSMSQVLLIFAGIALFVGIFIIANTFTMLVAQRTKELALMRAVGASRRQVTRSVLIEAFLVGLVAAVTGFALGLGVAVGLQALMNAGGASLPDGPLIIAPTTIVAALVIGVLVTMLAAWLPGRRAAKIPPVAAMNSVHATPTTRGLVVRNTIGSIIVALGAVLLFNDDNYVMAGGAATIMVGVIILTPLLSRPFIAASAPLLKPFGVTGKLSRLNSVRNPRRTASTAAALMIGLTLITAMTVVATSMGSAINKMAAGSLKADYSVSMANYEPLAPEVRQKIDKIPDVEATSPLRTAYGEADGSYTNVNGVDSTTFGKLVGLDLTSGSVDALKGDTALIDTDTAKDKGLTTGDTFPLKFQDDKKTVELKVAGVYENNEMLNGLFTPTSVVDPHVTKVADKQVLVKMKDGASDKAEDSIVKALGENPAITIQDKDAISNAVAGGINMVLNILYGLLAMAILIAVLGVINTLAMSVFERKHEIGMLRAIGLDRAKVKQMVRLESIVISLFGAVLGIGLGLFMGWAVGSSVADAVSTYSMEIPVGRIVIFLAVAALVGVLAAVWPARSAARLNPLQAIKAE, encoded by the coding sequence ATGTTCCGTACCGCCCTGCGCAACGTGCTCGCGCACAAGGCCAGGCTGCTGATGACCGTGCTCGCGGTCATGCTCGGCGTCGCCTTCGTCTCCGGCACCCTCGTCTTCACCGACACCTTCGGCAACGCCTACAAGAACAAGTCGGCGAAGAGCTTCGACCACGTCTCCGTCGCCATCCAGCCCGACGGCGTCCCTCTCGACTCCGAGAAGCAGCCCGGCCGCCTCACCGACGGCCTGCTCCGGAAGGCGGGGTCGCTGCCCGGCGCCGATTCCGCCATCGGCACCGTGTCCGGCTTCACCGCGCTCGCCGACAAGGACGGCAAGCTGGTGGGCGGCGAGTGGGGCACCACCGGCACCAACTTCTTCCCCGCCAAGGACGGCAAGGACCCGCGGTACGACTTCACCGAGGGCACGGGACCGAAGTCCGCCGCCGACATCGCCCTCGACTCCCGTACGGCCGAGCGCACCGGCTACAAGGTGGGCGACACCGTCCGCTTCTCCACCGACGGCCCCGTGCACACCGCCAAGGTCAGCGGCATCTTCGACACGGACGACGGCAGCGTCGTCGCGGGCGGCAGCCTCGTCGTCCTCGACAACAAGACCGCGCTCAAGGCGCTGGGCAAGCACGAGTACGACGAGATCGACGTCAAGGCCGCCGCGGGCACCTCCGAGGCCGCGCTCAAGTCCTCCGTCGAGAAGATCCTGCCCAAGGAGACCGACGCGGTCACCGGCGCCCAGCTCTCCTCCGACCAGGACGAGCAGATCGAGCAGCAGACCAGCTCCATGAGCCAGGTCCTGCTGATCTTCGCGGGCATCGCGCTCTTCGTCGGCATCTTCATCATCGCCAACACCTTCACCATGCTGGTCGCCCAGCGCACCAAGGAGCTCGCGCTGATGCGGGCCGTCGGCGCCTCGCGCCGCCAGGTGACGCGCTCCGTGCTCATCGAGGCGTTCCTGGTCGGCCTGGTCGCCGCCGTCACGGGCTTCGCCCTCGGCCTCGGCGTCGCCGTCGGCCTGCAGGCCCTGATGAACGCCGGCGGCGCCTCGCTGCCGGACGGACCTCTGATCATCGCCCCGACGACGATCGTCGCCGCGCTCGTGATCGGCGTGCTCGTGACCATGCTGGCCGCCTGGCTGCCGGGCCGCCGCGCCGCGAAGATCCCGCCGGTCGCCGCGATGAACAGCGTCCACGCCACGCCCACCACGCGCGGCCTCGTCGTCCGCAACACCATCGGCTCGATCATCGTCGCCCTCGGCGCGGTCCTGCTGTTCAACGACGACAACTACGTGATGGCGGGCGGCGCGGCCACCATCATGGTCGGCGTCATCATCCTGACCCCGCTGCTCTCCCGCCCGTTCATCGCCGCCTCCGCGCCGCTCCTGAAGCCGTTCGGCGTCACCGGCAAGCTGTCGCGCCTGAACTCGGTGCGCAACCCGCGCCGCACGGCCTCCACCGCCGCGGCGCTGATGATCGGCCTGACCCTCATCACCGCCATGACGGTCGTCGCGACCTCCATGGGCAGCGCCATCAACAAGATGGCCGCGGGCTCCTTGAAGGCCGACTACAGCGTCTCCATGGCGAACTACGAGCCGCTGGCCCCCGAGGTCCGCCAGAAGATCGACAAGATCCCCGACGTCGAGGCCACCAGCCCGCTGCGCACCGCGTACGGCGAGGCCGACGGCAGCTACACCAACGTCAACGGCGTCGACTCCACCACGTTCGGCAAGCTGGTCGGCCTCGACCTCACCAGCGGCTCGGTGGACGCGCTCAAGGGCGACACCGCGCTGATCGACACGGACACCGCCAAGGACAAGGGCCTCACGACGGGCGACACCTTCCCGCTGAAGTTCCAGGACGACAAGAAGACGGTCGAGCTGAAGGTCGCCGGCGTCTACGAGAACAACGAGATGCTCAACGGCCTCTTCACGCCGACGTCCGTCGTCGACCCGCACGTCACCAAGGTCGCCGACAAGCAGGTCCTGGTGAAGATGAAGGACGGCGCGTCGGACAAGGCCGAGGACTCCATCGTCAAGGCGCTCGGCGAGAACCCGGCGATCACCATCCAGGACAAGGACGCGATCAGCAACGCGGTCGCGGGCGGCATCAACATGGTCCTGAACATCCTGTACGGCCTGCTCGCCATGGCCATCCTGATCGCGGTGCTCGGCGTCATCAACACGCTGGCCATGTCGGTCTTCGAGCGCAAGCACGAGATCGGGATGCTGCGGGCCATCGGCCTCGACCGGGCGAAGGTCAAGCAGATGGTGCGCCTGGAGTCGATCGTGATCTCCCTGTTCGGCGCGGTGCTCGGCATCGGACTCGGCCTCTTCATGGGCTGGGCCGTGGGCAGCAGCGTCGCCGACGCGGTCTCCACCTACTCGATGGAGATCCCGGTCGGCCGGATCGTGATCTTCCTGGCGGTCGCCGCGCTCGTCGGTGTCCTCGCGGCGGTGTGGCCCGCGCGGAGCGCGGCGCGGCTGAACCCGCTGCAGGCCATCAAGGCGGAGTAG
- a CDS encoding SAM-dependent methyltransferase — protein sequence MQNAALRLKTLAEQLMGAALPVRIRAWDGSEAGPPGAPALVVRNRRALRHLLWKPGELGLARAWVAGDLDVDGDLYEVLDRMAEFIWERGEDARSVRQSLRDPRVRAAVRSLVALSAPFLPPSPPPEEMRGHGRLHLHTKGSDRQAISHHYDVGNDFYELVLGPSMVYSCAYWESPESTLEDAQRDKLELVSRKLALRPGMRLLDVGCGWGSMAIHAAREHGVSVVGVTLSQEQAAYARKRIAEEGLTDRIEIRVQDYRDVRDGPYDAISSIGMAEHVGSTRYLEYAHDLHALLKPGGRLLNHQIARRPQADESAYTVDEFIDAYVFPDGELAPVGVTVDLLERAGFEVRDVEAIREHYALTLRRWVASLEANWTEGQRLTSPGRARVWRLYMAASALAFERNRIGVNQVLAVKTPESGTSGMPLRAREWQ from the coding sequence ATGCAGAACGCCGCACTGCGGCTGAAGACCCTCGCCGAGCAGCTCATGGGAGCCGCGCTGCCGGTGCGTATCCGCGCCTGGGACGGATCAGAGGCCGGCCCGCCGGGCGCCCCCGCCCTGGTCGTGCGCAACCGGCGCGCCCTGCGCCACCTGCTGTGGAAGCCGGGCGAACTGGGCCTCGCCCGCGCCTGGGTGGCCGGTGACCTGGACGTCGACGGGGACCTCTACGAGGTGCTCGACCGGATGGCCGAGTTCATCTGGGAGCGCGGCGAGGACGCCAGGAGCGTGCGGCAGTCCCTGCGCGACCCGCGCGTCCGCGCCGCGGTCCGCTCCCTGGTCGCCCTCTCCGCGCCCTTCCTGCCGCCGTCCCCGCCGCCCGAGGAGATGCGCGGACACGGCAGACTCCACCTGCACACCAAGGGCAGCGACCGGCAGGCCATCAGCCACCACTACGACGTCGGCAACGACTTCTACGAGCTGGTGCTCGGCCCCTCGATGGTCTACTCGTGCGCCTACTGGGAGTCGCCGGAGAGCACCCTGGAGGACGCCCAGCGCGACAAGCTCGAACTCGTCTCCCGCAAGCTCGCGCTCAGGCCCGGCATGCGCCTGCTGGACGTCGGCTGCGGCTGGGGCTCCATGGCGATCCACGCGGCCCGCGAGCACGGCGTGAGCGTCGTCGGCGTCACGCTCTCCCAGGAGCAGGCCGCGTACGCGCGCAAGCGGATCGCGGAGGAGGGTCTCACCGACCGCATCGAGATCCGCGTCCAGGACTACCGCGACGTGCGCGACGGTCCCTACGACGCCATCTCCTCGATCGGCATGGCCGAACACGTCGGCTCCACGCGCTACTTGGAGTACGCCCACGATCTGCACGCCCTCCTGAAGCCCGGCGGACGGCTGCTCAACCACCAGATCGCGCGCCGCCCGCAGGCCGACGAATCGGCGTACACGGTCGACGAGTTCATCGACGCCTACGTCTTCCCCGACGGCGAACTCGCGCCCGTGGGGGTCACCGTGGACCTCCTCGAGCGCGCCGGGTTCGAGGTGCGCGACGTGGAGGCCATCCGCGAGCACTACGCCCTCACCCTGCGCCGCTGGGTCGCGAGCCTGGAGGCGAACTGGACGGAGGGCCAGCGCCTCACCTCGCCGGGCCGCGCCCGCGTCTGGCGGCTCTACATGGCGGCGTCCGCGCTCGCCTTCGAGCGCAACAGGATCGGGGTCAACCAGGTCCTTGCGGTGAAGACGCCGGAGAGCGGCACGTCGGGGATGCCGCTGCGGGCCAGGGAGTGGCAGTAA
- a CDS encoding NAD(P)/FAD-dependent oxidoreductase, producing MSTTERPRILVVGGGYVGLYAARRILKKMRYGEATVTVVDPRSYMTYQPFLPEAAAGSISPRHVVVPLRRVLPKAEVLTGRVTTIDQDRKVATIAPLVGEAYELPFDYLVIAMGAVSRTFPIPGLAEQGIGMKGIEEAIGLRNHVLEQLDKADSTTDEDVRRKALTFVFVGGGFAGAETIGEVEDMARDAAKYYTNVKREDMRFVLVDAADKILPEVGPKLGQYGKEHLESRGVEVYLSTSMDSCVDGHVVLKNGLEVDSNTIVWTAGVKPNPALSRFGLPLGPRGHVDTQTTLQVQGTDYIWAAGDNAQVPDVVGRKAGNENAWCPPNAQHALRQAKVLGDNVISGMRGFPQKEYSHANKGAVAGLGLHKGVAMIVMGKMKIKLKGRLAWYMHRAYHGMAMPTFNRKIRVFADWTLAMFLKREVVSLGALEAPREEFYEAAKPAPKPPVAAEPAPAVKAEEKAKAS from the coding sequence ATGAGCACCACGGAGCGTCCCAGGATCCTCGTAGTAGGCGGTGGGTACGTAGGCCTGTACGCAGCTCGGCGCATCCTCAAGAAGATGCGCTACGGAGAGGCGACCGTCACGGTCGTCGACCCCCGGTCGTACATGACCTACCAGCCCTTCCTCCCCGAAGCCGCCGCCGGCAGCATCTCGCCTCGGCACGTCGTCGTCCCGCTGCGACGCGTACTGCCGAAGGCCGAGGTCCTCACCGGCCGGGTCACCACCATCGATCAGGACCGCAAGGTCGCGACGATCGCCCCCCTCGTGGGCGAGGCGTACGAGCTGCCCTTCGACTACCTGGTCATCGCGATGGGCGCGGTCTCCCGCACCTTCCCGATCCCCGGCCTCGCCGAGCAGGGCATCGGCATGAAGGGCATCGAGGAGGCCATCGGCCTGCGCAACCACGTCCTCGAGCAGCTCGACAAGGCTGACTCCACCACGGACGAGGACGTCCGCCGCAAGGCGCTGACGTTCGTCTTCGTCGGCGGTGGCTTCGCGGGCGCGGAGACCATCGGCGAGGTGGAGGACATGGCCCGCGACGCGGCCAAGTACTACACCAACGTGAAGCGCGAGGACATGCGCTTCGTGCTCGTCGACGCCGCGGACAAGATCCTCCCCGAGGTCGGTCCCAAGCTCGGCCAGTACGGCAAGGAGCACCTGGAGAGCCGCGGGGTCGAGGTCTACCTCTCGACGTCGATGGACTCCTGCGTGGACGGCCACGTGGTCCTCAAGAACGGCCTCGAGGTCGACTCGAACACCATCGTGTGGACCGCGGGCGTCAAGCCCAACCCGGCGCTCTCCCGCTTCGGTCTGCCGCTCGGCCCCCGTGGCCACGTCGACACCCAGACGACCCTCCAGGTCCAGGGCACCGACTACATCTGGGCCGCGGGCGACAACGCCCAGGTGCCGGACGTGGTCGGCCGCAAGGCGGGCAACGAGAACGCCTGGTGCCCGCCGAACGCCCAGCACGCGCTGCGCCAGGCCAAGGTCCTCGGCGACAACGTGATCTCCGGCATGCGGGGCTTCCCGCAGAAGGAGTACAGCCACGCCAACAAGGGTGCGGTCGCCGGTCTCGGCCTGCACAAGGGCGTCGCGATGATCGTCATGGGCAAGATGAAGATCAAGCTCAAGGGCCGTCTCGCCTGGTACATGCACCGCGCGTACCACGGCATGGCGATGCCGACGTTCAACCGCAAGATCCGCGTCTTCGCGGACTGGACGCTCGCCATGTTCCTCAAGCGCGAGGTCGTCTCGCTCGGTGCCCTCGAGGCCCCGCGCGAGGAGTTCTACGAGGCCGCCAAGCCGGCCCCGAAGCCGCCGGTCGCCGCCGAGCCCGCCCCCGCGGTCAAGGCCGAGGAGAAGGCCAAGGCCTCCTGA
- a CDS encoding Ppx/GppA phosphatase family protein, whose amino-acid sequence MTRVAAIDCGTNSIRLLVADADPATGELVDLDRRMTIVRLGQGVDRTGRLAPEALERTFAACREYAGIIKELGAERLRFVATSASRDAENRDEFVRGVVDILGVEPEVITGDQEAEFSFTGATKELTGRDCLAKPYLVVDIGGGSTEFVVGTEHVEAARSVDVGCVRMTERHLVRDGVVSDPPEREQLDAIRADIEDALDLAERTVPLKEARTLVGLAGSVTTVAGIALDLPAYDSSAIHHARISYDQVSAIVDRLTHATHAERAAIPVMHEGRVDVIAAGSLVLLAIMDRIGAREVVVSEHDILDGIAFNVAQEIEERGETASAPEPR is encoded by the coding sequence GTGACGCGCGTCGCCGCCATCGACTGCGGCACGAACTCGATCCGCCTCCTGGTGGCGGACGCGGACCCGGCGACGGGCGAACTGGTCGACCTCGACCGGCGGATGACGATCGTCCGCCTCGGTCAGGGGGTCGACAGGACGGGTCGCCTCGCCCCCGAGGCCCTCGAGCGCACCTTCGCGGCCTGCCGCGAGTACGCGGGGATCATCAAGGAACTCGGCGCCGAACGCCTCCGCTTCGTCGCCACGTCCGCCTCGCGCGACGCGGAGAACCGCGACGAGTTCGTCCGCGGCGTGGTCGACATCCTCGGCGTCGAGCCCGAGGTCATCACCGGCGACCAGGAGGCGGAGTTCTCCTTCACCGGCGCGACCAAGGAGCTGACGGGACGCGACTGCCTCGCCAAGCCGTACCTGGTCGTGGACATCGGCGGCGGCTCCACCGAGTTCGTGGTCGGCACGGAGCACGTGGAAGCGGCCCGCTCGGTCGACGTCGGCTGCGTCCGCATGACCGAGCGCCATCTCGTACGCGACGGGGTCGTCAGCGATCCCCCGGAGCGCGAGCAGCTCGACGCGATCCGCGCCGACATCGAGGACGCCCTCGACCTCGCCGAGCGCACGGTCCCGCTCAAGGAGGCCCGCACGCTGGTGGGGCTCGCCGGTTCGGTGACGACGGTGGCGGGCATCGCGTTGGACCTCCCCGCCTACGACTCGTCGGCGATCCACCACGCCCGGATCTCCTACGACCAGGTCAGCGCGATCGTGGACCGCCTGACGCACGCCACGCACGCGGAGCGCGCGGCGATCCCCGTGATGCACGAGGGCCGCGTCGACGTGATCGCGGCGGGCTCGCTCGTGCTGCTGGCCATCATGGACAGGATCGGCGCCCGCGAGGTCGTGGTCTCGGAGCACGACATCCTCGACGGCATCGCCTTCAACGTGGCACAAGAAATCGAAGAGCGGGGGGAGACCGCTTCCGCTCCGGAGCCGCGCTGA
- a CDS encoding DUF501 domain-containing protein translates to METPPPTTERTEPTDADVAAFKQQLGRPPRGLRAIAHRCPCGQPDVVETAPRLPDGTPFPTTYYLTCPRAASAIGTLEANGVMKEMSERLKTDPELAAAYAKAHEDYIARRDAIEVLEGFPSAGGMPDRVKCLHVLVGHSLAAGPGVNPLGDEAIAMLPEWWAKGPCVTPCAPEGAE, encoded by the coding sequence ATGGAAACGCCCCCGCCGACCACTGAGCGCACCGAGCCCACCGACGCCGACGTCGCGGCCTTCAAGCAGCAGCTCGGACGCCCGCCGCGCGGCCTGCGGGCCATCGCGCACCGCTGCCCCTGCGGCCAGCCCGACGTCGTCGAGACGGCCCCGCGCCTCCCGGACGGCACGCCGTTCCCCACGACGTACTACCTGACGTGCCCGCGGGCCGCCTCCGCGATCGGCACGCTCGAGGCCAACGGCGTCATGAAGGAGATGTCGGAGCGGCTCAAGACGGACCCCGAGCTCGCCGCGGCCTACGCCAAGGCGCACGAGGACTACATCGCGCGCCGCGACGCCATCGAGGTCCTGGAGGGCTTCCCGAGCGCGGGCGGCATGCCGGACCGCGTGAAGTGCCTGCACGTCCTGGTCGGCCACTCGCTCGCCGCGGGCCCCGGCGTGAACCCGCTGGGCGACGAGGCCATCGCGATGCTCCCCGAGTGGTGGGCCAAGGGCCCGTGCGTGACGCCGTGCGCTCCCGAGGGCGCCGAGTGA
- a CDS encoding FtsB family cell division protein, with the protein MAKAGTKDRFSTATRLRLLGEQTAERVYRSQTKRQARRSRLTGRAALLALVLCSLVVALAYPIRQYVSQRAEIDDLRRQKAERHEDVEKLRDEKARWQDDAYAEQRIRDRLHYVMPGETGFTVIDPAAAQSRRADQGAATRPWYSNVWDGVDKADRPDD; encoded by the coding sequence ATGGCCAAGGCCGGGACCAAGGACCGGTTCTCCACCGCGACCCGCCTGCGGCTGCTCGGCGAGCAGACCGCCGAGCGGGTCTACCGCTCCCAGACCAAGCGCCAGGCCCGCCGCTCCCGCCTCACCGGACGCGCCGCGCTCCTCGCGCTCGTGCTCTGCTCCCTCGTCGTCGCGCTCGCGTACCCGATAAGGCAGTACGTCTCGCAGCGCGCCGAGATCGACGACCTGCGCAGGCAGAAGGCCGAGCGCCACGAGGACGTCGAGAAGCTGCGCGACGAGAAGGCGCGCTGGCAGGACGACGCGTACGCGGAGCAGCGCATCCGCGACCGGCTGCACTACGTGATGCCGGGCGAGACCGGCTTCACCGTGATCGACCCCGCGGCGGCGCAGAGCCGCCGCGCGGACCAGGGGGCGGCCACGCGCCCCTGGTACTCGAACGTCTGGGACGGCGTCGACAAGGCCGACCGCCCCGACGACTGA
- the eno gene encoding phosphopyruvate hydratase, with product MLVPSIDVVVAREILDSRGNPTVEVEVGLDDGSTGRAAVPSGASTGAFEAIELRDGDPNRYQGKGVEKAVLAVIEQIGPELVGYDATEQRLIDQAMFDLDATDNKGSLGANAILGVSLAVAHAASEASDLPLFRYLGGPNAHLLPVPMMNILNGGSHADSNVDIQEFMIAPIGAESFSEALRWGAEVYHTLKKVLKTKGLSTGLGDEGGFAPNLESNRAALDLIIEAIKQAGYVPGEQIGLALDVAASEFYKDGKYEFEGKSRSAAEMTEYYEELVSAYPLVSIEDPLYEDDWAGWNVITERLGDKVQIVGDDLFVTNPERLARGIEEGSANALLVKVNQIGSLTETLDAVEMAQRNGFKCMMSHRSGETEDVTIADLAVAVNCGQIKTGAPARSDRVAKYNQLLRIEEILDDAAVYAGRSAFPRFKG from the coding sequence ATGCTCGTGCCGTCCATCGACGTCGTCGTAGCCCGGGAAATCCTGGACTCCCGAGGCAACCCCACGGTCGAGGTCGAGGTCGGCCTCGACGACGGCAGCACGGGTCGTGCCGCCGTTCCGTCCGGTGCCTCCACCGGTGCCTTCGAGGCCATCGAACTCCGTGACGGTGACCCCAACCGTTACCAGGGCAAGGGTGTCGAGAAGGCCGTCCTCGCCGTCATCGAGCAGATCGGCCCGGAGCTCGTCGGCTACGACGCCACCGAGCAGCGCCTGATCGACCAGGCCATGTTCGACCTGGACGCCACCGACAACAAGGGCTCGCTCGGCGCCAACGCCATCCTCGGCGTCTCCCTCGCCGTCGCGCACGCCGCCTCCGAGGCCAGCGACCTGCCGCTGTTCCGCTACCTCGGCGGCCCGAACGCGCACCTGCTGCCCGTCCCGATGATGAACATCCTGAACGGTGGGTCGCACGCCGACTCCAACGTCGACATCCAGGAGTTCATGATCGCCCCGATCGGCGCGGAGTCCTTCTCCGAGGCCCTTCGCTGGGGCGCCGAGGTCTACCACACCCTCAAGAAGGTGCTGAAGACCAAGGGCCTCTCCACCGGCCTGGGCGACGAGGGCGGCTTCGCCCCGAACCTGGAGTCGAACCGCGCCGCGCTCGACCTCATCATCGAGGCCATCAAGCAGGCCGGTTACGTCCCCGGCGAGCAGATCGGCCTGGCGCTCGACGTCGCCGCGTCCGAGTTCTACAAGGACGGCAAGTACGAGTTCGAGGGCAAGTCCCGCTCGGCCGCCGAGATGACCGAGTACTACGAGGAGCTCGTCTCCGCGTACCCGCTGGTCTCCATCGAGGACCCGCTGTACGAGGACGACTGGGCCGGCTGGAACGTCATCACCGAGCGCCTGGGCGACAAGGTCCAGATCGTCGGCGACGACCTCTTCGTCACCAACCCGGAGCGCCTGGCCCGCGGCATCGAGGAGGGCTCCGCCAACGCCCTGCTCGTCAAGGTCAACCAGATCGGTTCGCTGACCGAGACCCTGGACGCCGTCGAGATGGCCCAGCGCAACGGCTTCAAGTGCATGATGTCCCACCGCTCCGGCGAGACCGAGGACGTCACCATCGCCGACCTCGCGGTCGCCGTGAACTGCGGTCAGATCAAGACCGGCGCCCCGGCCCGCTCGGACCGCGTCGCCAAGTACAACCAGCTCCTGCGCATCGAGGAGATCCTCGACGACGCGGCCGTCTACGCCGGTCGCAGCGCGTTCCCGCGCTTCAAGGGCTGA
- a CDS encoding transglycosylase family protein, whose product MLFSSKGKHRRPSKATRVVTLAGVTGAAVAAPLMAAGSASAATGAEWDAVAQCESGGNWSINTGNGYQGGVQFSPSTWAAYGGTKYAPTADKASKAQQIEIAEKVLAGQGKGAWPSCGVGLSGAAYNGGGSQQQAPQQQAKPQPQKTQQQAAPQQQAPQAAPKPQPTPQTETKKKTVETPTGKTVKKGDGEYKVKSGDTLSKIAESHEVKGGWQKVYKLNGDIIDDADFIYPGQQLHLK is encoded by the coding sequence ATGCTGTTTTCCAGCAAGGGCAAGCACCGCCGCCCGTCCAAGGCCACCCGTGTCGTCACGCTCGCCGGTGTCACCGGTGCCGCCGTGGCGGCCCCGCTGATGGCCGCTGGTTCGGCCTCCGCCGCCACCGGCGCCGAGTGGGACGCCGTCGCCCAGTGCGAGTCCGGCGGCAACTGGTCCATCAACACCGGCAACGGCTACCAGGGTGGCGTGCAGTTCTCGCCGTCCACCTGGGCCGCGTACGGCGGTACGAAGTACGCGCCGACCGCCGACAAGGCCTCCAAGGCCCAGCAGATCGAGATCGCCGAGAAGGTCCTCGCGGGCCAGGGCAAGGGTGCCTGGCCGAGCTGTGGCGTCGGTCTCTCCGGTGCCGCGTACAACGGTGGCGGCTCGCAGCAGCAGGCCCCGCAGCAGCAGGCCAAGCCGCAGCCGCAGAAGACGCAGCAGCAGGCCGCCCCGCAGCAGCAGGCCCCGCAGGCCGCGCCGAAGCCGCAGCCCACGCCGCAGACCGAGACCAAGAAGAAGACCGTCGAGACCCCGACCGGCAAGACGGTCAAGAAGGGCGACGGCGAGTACAAGGTCAAGTCCGGCGACACCCTCTCCAAGATCGCCGAGTCGCACGAGGTCAAGGGCGGCTGGCAGAAGGTCTACAAGCTCAACGGCGACATCATCGACGACGCCGACTTCATCTACCCGGGCCAGCAGCTGCACCTCAAGTAG